From Anopheles funestus chromosome 3RL, idAnoFuneDA-416_04, whole genome shotgun sequence, a single genomic window includes:
- the LOC125772148 gene encoding insulin-like growth factor-binding protein complex acid labile subunit, which translates to MVKLCVVLVMVAIALPQSAFSKQLVCNMELSRSCSVVGAKVSSDEITSTEFISPNPSTLTRVQFSRSTLAAIPPAIVQNFPKLEAINATASDIKQVQSNNFAGAKSLQTLYLSGNKIHELPREAFFGANRLQTLDLSDNEISAIDATAFKRLRDLKTLLLGGNKIAELDPAVFDDLSELEILKLQQNALSSIAEQVFRGCPSLTTLNISHNVLKTFNLAQFERRWNFDLIDVSYNHLETVRIPPNLRQLVAIGNGIRTVESTAVNGSELIFLKLTNNKLTSMDELPVFDKLISLDLSYNMIREFDFGSVARFGKLVLLKLDGNQLQSLSNSLTEPITHLKYVHLADNQFVHLNLDVLQTVPRVLKLDLRRNKLERLMVTDLYDSFPVMVRMMLEGNPFRCEDIQPLLKQLKGSITAYAMTRNDCRKEQNLIDGICCS; encoded by the exons ATGGTTAAGCTGTGcgtagttttggt GATGGTAGCCATCGCGCTACCACAAAGCGCCTTTTCGAAACAACTCGTTTGTAACATGGAGCTAAGCCGAAGCTGCAGCGTGGTCGGCGCTAAAGTATCTTCGGACGAAATCACGTCAACCGAATTCATCAGCCCAAACCCATCCACCCTCACCAGGGTACAGTTTTCGCGCTCTACACTAGCAGCAATTCCACCGGCCATCGTCCAAAACTTCCCCAAGCTGGAAGCGATCAATGCCACCGCCAGCGACATTAAGCAAGTGCAGTCCAATAACTTTGCCGGTGCAAAATCCCTTCAAACGCTGTACCTGAGCGGTAACAAAATTCACGAATTACCGCGCGAAGCATTTTTCGGTGCCAATCGCCTTCAAACACTGGACCTTTCGGACAATGAGATTTCCGCGATCGATGCCACAGCGTTCAAGCGATTGCGCGACCTGAAAACGTTGCTGCTGGGTGGAAATAAGATTGCCGAGCTGGACCCGGCCGTGTTCGATGATTTATCTGAGCTGGAAATTTTGAAACTGCAGCAGAACGCTCTGTCCTCGATCGCCGAGCAAGTGTTCCGTGGATGCCCTTCACTGACGACGTTGAACATATCGCACAACGTGCTGAAAacgttcaatttggcccagtTCGAGCGTCGTTGGAATTTTGATTTGATCGATGTCAGCTACAACCATCTGGAGACGGTGAGAATTCCACCGAACCTGCGCCAGCTGGTCGCTATCGGTAATGGAATCCGTACGGTGGAAAGCACTGCCGTAAATGGGTCGGAACTGATATTTCTCAAGCTGACGAACAACAAGCTTACCAGCATGGATGAGCTGCCGGTGTTTGATAAGCTGATCAGTCTCGATCTATCGTACAATATGATACGGGAGTTTGATTTCGGTTCGGTCGCACGGTTCGGTAAGTTGGTGCTCCTCAAACTAGATGGCAATCAGCTGCAATCGTTGAGCAACAGTTTAACTGAACCGATCACACACCTCAAGTACGTCCATTTGGCCGACAATCAATTCGTCCATCTCAATCTGGACGTGCTGCAGACGGTTCCGCGCGTCCTTAAGCTGGATCTTCGTCGGAACAAGCTGGAACGGCTCATGGTGACTGATTTGTACGATTCGTTCCCGGTGATGGTACGCATGATGCTGGAGGGAAATCCGTTCCGATGTGAAGATATCCAGCCTTTGCTGAAGCAACTGAAAGGATCCATTACCGCGTACGCAATGACGCGCAATGACTGTCGCAAGGAGCAGAATCTTATCGATGGAATCTGTTGTTCTTAG
- the LOC125772185 gene encoding protein LLP homolog has translation MTARCKKRRSKNKAIRRAKNKVKEVKKLKKMLGFIEEDTGEGNLLDKLKDITEQKKNEQELELLKKEALEEVVKKETKEIIDHEKYVTVVHPRTKVAHVYNVKTKQDQFGQYPIWYNPRKARRKKLLQEGKITKRMQFRGKRNHFIDRTCNWKALLDK, from the exons ATGACTGCACGTTGTAAGAAGCGtcgtagcaaaaacaaagccaTTCGCCGGGCCAAAAACAAGGTGAAAGAGGTAAAGAAACTGAAGAAAATGCTTGGATTCATCGAGGAGGATACAGGAGAAGGTAACTTGCTGGATAAGCTGAAGGATATTaccgagcaaaagaaaaacgagcaG GAACTGGAGCTGTTGAAGAAGGAAGCGCTGGAGGAGGTGGTCAAGAAGGAAACCAAGGAAATTATCGACCACGAGAAGTACGTTACGGTGGTTCACCCGAGAACGAAGGTTGCACACGTGTACAACGTGAAAACGAAACAGGACCAGTTTGGCCAGTACCCGATCTGGTACAACCCGAGGAAAGCGCGCAGGAAGAAGCTGCTGCAAGAGGGCAAGATTACCAAGCGTATGCAATTCCGCGGCAAACGTAATCACTTTATCGACCGAACCTGCAATTGGAAGGCACTGCTTGATAAATAA
- the LOC125772145 gene encoding uncharacterized protein LOC125772145 has translation MEVDARFVVDRTNDLEEQLSPGFQKAYTFSLPTVTRQMLWDYMLHLMKAVSGNDSHLKALQSCAENNPEYGDDSVGCVQLRREDSYCTVKGQMHSILPCDDGESMEIKIYTLTVTIDEVHHKVESVACDDCAELGFCQHTISFLLWLHTQDQPGTHQDVECFFRPPLATELEQLPGKPPINKTKTKNFIREVMHGLQSEDIDCPLRWNFSSANKKFANLSIHELIICGVKNRYTVAQFFEHAQAVIASASGVLADKVKFQPRFHPWFQELRYGRITGAKVYECTLPKVSPELLHEKILGCNKEIDVQMQRKKLAIRQRLEKYTKRTYESPRITMNASFPIIFNVPDGICTQHVVEIKCPRSHENMKKYVTNDGSLQEKYYLEMQVHMLMYGVTSGVVCVADPNFETNNELFMHSFNLNKPFVMKKLQKALEYWENHVFPELMANWSE, from the exons aTGGAAGTAGATGCGCGCTTTGTGGTGGATCGGACGAACGATCTCGAGGAGCAGCTATCTCCCGGTTTCCAGAAGGCTTACACCTTCAGTCTGCCGACGGTAACGAGACAGATGTTGTGGGACTACATGCTGCACCTGATGAAAGCAGTTTCCGGCAACGATAGCCATCTGAAGGCACT CCAATCGTGTGCGGAAAACAATCCCGAGTATGGTGATGATTCGGTCGGCTGTGTGCAGTTGCGGCGCGAGGATTCTTACTGCACGGTGAAGGGTCAAATGCACTCGATTCTACCGTGTGATGATGGGGAAAGTATGGAAATTAAAATCTACACGCTGACCGTCACGATAGACGAGGTGCACCATAAGGTGGAATCGGTCGCGTGCGACGATTGTGCCGAGCTCGGGTTCTGCCAGCACACGATCAGCTTTCTGCTGTGGTTGCATACGCAAGACCAACCCGGCACACACCAGGATGTGGAGTGTTTCTTCCGTCCACCGCTCGCCACCGAGCTGGAGCAGCTGCCGGGAAAACCACCGATAAACAAGacgaaaaccaaaaactttATCCGCGAGGTCATGCACGGGCTGCAGTCGGAGGATATTGACTGTCCGCTGCGGTGGAACTTTTCGTCGGCCAACAAAAAGTTCGCCAACCTTTCgatccacgagctgatcataTGCGGCGTAAAGAATCGATACACGGTGGCGCAGTTCTTCGAGCATGCGCAAGCCGTCATCGCTTCTGCCTCGGGTGTACTGGCAGATAAGGTGAAATTTCAGCCCCGGTTCCATCCCTGGTTCCAGGAGCTAAGATACGGGCGTATAACGGGTGCGAAGGTGTACGAATGTACCCTGCCGAAGGTGTCACCGGAGCTGCTGCACGAGAAGATACTCGGTTGCAACAAGGAGATCGATGTACAAATGCAACGCAAAAAGCTGGCCATCCGGCAGCGGCTGGAAAAGTACACCAAGCGAACGTACGAAAGTCCGCGCATCACCATGAACGCCTCCTTTCCGATCATCTTTAACGTGCCGGACGGTATCTGTACGCAGCACGTGGTGGAGATTAAATGTCCCCGGTCGCACGAGAACATGAAAAAGTACGTCACCAACGATGGTAGCCTGCAGGAGAAGTACTACCTGGAGATGCAGGTGCACATGCTGATGTACGGTGTTACGTCCGGTGTGGTGTGTGTGGCCGATCCCAACTTTGAGACCAACAACGAACTGTTTATGCACTCGTTCAATCTCAACAAACCGTTCGTGATGAAGAAGCTACAGAAAGCGCTCGAATACTGGGAGAACCATGTGTTCCCGGAGCTGATGGCCAACTGGTCGGAGTGA
- the LOC125772153 gene encoding brachyurin-like: MVKTVAPDYRIDRSAYQVSYHGSTSIRNLSSNKHFRIKTLHLQTSVVTSFRDRMKSFVLLIGLLAIASTEWIDIDWSKVRPVEEFDHYWNRLPAELQVYRKMRLSNRITNGQVATPGQFPFQTVLLSEFETGTSLCGGSVLTRNFILTAAHCVVGEQASTLALGGVAILGAHNRTVREDSQQRIRFTTNGILRHPLYVASNLRNDIAIVRLESSIFYTDRIQPIRLPARSDVRQFAGFIGTVSGYGRTSDSSWAISDVLRYTSNAIMTNAECIGRWGSANIGNQNVCLWGTGGRSSCHGDSGGPLAVPDGGGPLQIGVISFVSASGCAVGKPSVYTRVSSYVDWIAAYSDYIGRPQIFLG, from the coding sequence ATGGTAAAGACTGTAGCACCTGATTATCGTATCGACAGATCGGCTTATCAAGTTTCTTACCATGGAAGTACATCGATAAGAAATCTTTCTTCGAACAAACATTTTCGTATAAAAACGCTCCATCTTCAAACAAGCGTGGTCACTTCATTCCGTGATAGGATGAAATCCTTCGTGCTTCTCATCGGTCTTCTGGCCATTGCCAGCACCGAATGGATTGATATCGATTGGTCCAAGGTGCGTCCGGTTGAAGAGTTCGATCACTACTGGAATCGTTTGCCGGCCGAACTGCAAGTCTACCGTAAGATGCGTCTCTCGAATCGTATCACCAACGGACAGGTAGCTACACCCGGTCAGTTCCCGTTCCAGACTGTTCTGCTGAGTGAATTTGAGACGGGAACATCACTTTGCGGTGGTTCCGTATTGACCAGAAACTTTATCCTGACCGCTGCTCACTGCGTTGTGGGCGAACAAGCATCGACATTGGCTCTCGGTGGTGTTGCAATCTTGGGAGCACACAATCGAACCGTTCGGGAGGATTCACAGCAACGTATTCGATTCACGACCAATGGAATTCTTCGTCATCCGCTGTACGTTGCTTCCAATCTCCGGAATGATATTGCCATCGTACGTCTGGAGTCTTCGATCTTCTACACCGATCGTATTCAGCCCATCCGTTTGCCAGCCCGTTCGGACGTTCGACAGTTTGCAGGATTCATCGGAACGGTGTCCGGGTACGGACGTACCTCGGATAGCAGTTGGGCCATCTCAGATGTGCTGAGATATACGAGCAACGCGATCATGACCAACGCTGAATGTATTGGTCGCTGGGGTTCCGCCAATATCGGGAACCAGAACGTGTGTCTCTGGGGCACGGGTGGACGTTCGTCCTGCCATGGTGATTCCGGAGGTCCACTCGCCGTCCCAGATGGTGGTGGACCGCTTCAGATCGGCGTAATTTCCTTCGTATCTGCTAGCGGTTGTGCCGTCGGTAAGCCATCGGTATACACTCGTGTCTCCTCCTACGTGGACTGGATTGCAGCTTACTCCGATTATATTGGACGACCGCAAATCTTTCTTGGTTGA
- the LOC125772160 gene encoding syntaxin-17, whose product MESNEEDEQIPLKLAQISIDKFNQTIPQYLTQLRNHKCNIEKAGSLNDWEKVKREQLNATRIVKQIRFMLVEIDKVRQRLRETDHDRFDEGIDATKKDAFNSMAEYIAMQLALRAQSARNATVQQQYDEESRSGGGNSEFPTGGRLAYVPQITSSYNMEDHELRQREECLRQMEHLQHEMEDIQELYQQVHELVYDQGETVTRVEENVDVAQIQVEAGVTALQKALAYKKAVYPLAGAFLGSCIGGPIGLVVGLKAGGLAALGGGLVGFASGKFIKNVDAVPDSDEVGSNDSATEAMAGTPAEPGETQPTTSKT is encoded by the exons ATGGAATCGAACGAAGAGGACGAGCAAATCCCATTAAAGCTAGCGCAAATATCGATCGATAAGTTTAACCAAACGATACCCCAGTACTTGACACAGCTACGAAACCACAAGTGCAACATCGAAAAGGCAGGTTCACTGAACGATTGGGAGAAGGTCAAACGCGAACAGTTAAATGCGACACGCATTGTGAAGCAGATCCGTTTCATGCTGGTGGAAATAGATAAAGTGCGCCAACGATTGCGTGAAACGGATCATGACCGTTTCGACGAAGGGATTGATGCGACAAAGAAGGATGCGTTCAACAGCATGGCAGAATACATTG CCATGCAGCTAGCATTACGTGCACAGTCAGCGCGAAATGCAACAGTGCAACAACAGTACGATGAGGAAAGCAGGTCCGGTGGGGGAAATTCCGAGTTTCCTACGGGAGGTCGATTGGCGTACGTTCCTCAAATTACCAGCTCGTACAACATGGAGGACCATGAGCTACGCCAGAGAGAAGAATGTCTGCGCCAGATGGAACACTTGCAGCACGAAATGGAAGACATCCAGGAGCTGTACCAACAGGTGCACGAATTGGTATATGACCAGGGTGAAACGGTGACCCGGGTCGAGGAGAACGTTGATGTGGCACAGATCCAGGTGGAAGCAGGCGTAACTGCGTTGCAGAAAGCTCTGGCATACAAGAAAGCCGTTTATCCGCTGGCAGGAGCATTCCTCGGGTCGTGCATCGGTGGTCCAATCGGGCTAGTGGTTGGACTGAAGGCAGGTGGCCTAGCAGCACTGGGTGGCGGTTTGGTCGGGTTTGCCAGCGGGAAGTTTATCAAAAATGTCGACGCAGTGCCGGATAGCGACGAGGTCGGTTCGAACGATAGTGCCACCGAAGCGATGGCCGGTACACCCGCAGAACCGGGTGAAACGCAACCGACTACTTCGAAAACATGA